In one Carassius carassius chromosome 48, fCarCar2.1, whole genome shotgun sequence genomic region, the following are encoded:
- the LOC132131834 gene encoding zona pellucida sperm-binding protein 3-like — translation MTDDWSYERPSNSYFLGDVINAEASVKVYNHVPLRVFVDSCVATQVPDVNALPRYLFIENHGCLVDAKVTASSSRFMPRSQEDKIRFQLEAFMFQGGSSPSIYMTCVLKATLASAPSDALHKSCSFANGWLAADGNNQVCGCCDSTCGPDGGTAASPFGGRKVLLSLVFDPSST, via the exons atgactg atgactggtcctatgagaggccttcaaactcttacttcctgggtgacgttattaatgctgaggcatctgtgaaggtatacaaccacgtccctctgcgtgtgtttgtggacagctgtgtggccacccaagtacctgatgtgaacgcccttccgagatatttgttcattgagaatcatgg atgtcttgtggatgccaaggtcaccgcttccagctcgcgcttcatgcctcgatcccaggaagacaaaatccggttccagctggaggccttcatgttccaggggggatccagtccttct atctacatgacgtgtgttctgaaggccactcttgcttctgcacctagtgacgcgctccacaaatcctgttcctttgccaatgg gtggcttgctgctgatgggaacaaccaggtttgtggttgctgtgactcaacatgtggtcctgatggtggaactgctgcttctccttttggaggtaggaaggtgcttttaagcttggtttttgacccttcaagcacttaa